A single genomic interval of Nycticebus coucang isolate mNycCou1 chromosome 21, mNycCou1.pri, whole genome shotgun sequence harbors:
- the PARD6B gene encoding partitioning defective 6 homolog beta — translation MNRSHRHGAGSGCLGTMEVKSKFGAEFRRFSLERSKPGKFEEFYGLLQHVHKIPNVDVLVGYADIHGDLLPINNDDNYHKAVSTANPLLRIFIQKKEEADYSAFGTDTLIKKKNVLTNVLRPDNHRKKPHIVISMPQDFRPVSSIIDVDILPETHRRVRLYKYGMEKPLGFYIRDGSSVRVTPHGLEKVPGIFISRLVPGGLAQSTGLLAVNDEVLEVNGIEVSGKSLDQVTDMMIANSRNLIITVRPANQRNNVVRNSRTSGSSGQSTDNSLLGYPQQMEPSFEPEDEDSDEDDIIIEDSGVPQQIPKAVPNTESLESLTQIELSFESGQNGFIPSNEVSLAPVASGTNTEFETHAPDQKLLEEDGTIITL, via the exons ATGAACCGCAGCCACCGGCACGGGGCGGGGAGCGGCTGCCTGGGCACCATGGAGGTGAAGAGCAAG TTTGGAGCTGAATTTCGTCGATTTTCACTGGAGAGATCAAAACCTGGGAAATTTGAGGAATTTTATGGATTACTGCAACACGTTCATAAGATACCCAATGTTGATGTTTTAGTAGGCTACGCAGACATCCATGGAGACTTACTGCCtataaataatgatgataattacCACAAAGCTGTGTCAACAGCCAACCCACTGCTTAGGATCTTTATACAAAAGAAGG aagAAGCGGACTATAGTGCCTTTGGTACAGACACACTAATAAAGAAGAAGAACGTTTTAACCAATGTGTTGCGTCCTGACAACCACAGAAAGAAGCCACACATCGTCATTAGTATGCCCCAAGACTTTAGACCTGTGTCTTCTATCATAGATGTGGATATTCTCCCAGAAACACATCGCAGGGTTCGTCTTTACAAATATGGCATGGAGAAACCCCTGGGATTCTACATCCGAGATGGCTCCAGTGTCAGGGTGACACCACATGGCTTAGAGAAGGTCCCAGGGATCTTTATATCCAGGCTTGTCCCAGGAGGTCTGGCTCAAAGCACAGGACTATTAGCTGTTAATGATGAAGTTTTAGAAGTTAATGGCATAGAAGTTTCGGGGAAGAGTCTTGATCAAGTAACCGACATGATGATTGCGAACAGCCGCAACCTCATCATAACAGTGAGACCAGCAAACCAGAGGAATAATGTTGTCAGGAACAGTCGGACTTCCGGCAGCTCTGGCCAGTCTACTGATAATAGCCTTCTTGGCTATCCACAGCAGATGGAACCAAGCTTTGAGCCAGAGGATGAAGACAGTGATGAAGATGACATTATTATTGAGGACAGTGGTGTGCCACAACAGATTCCAAAAGCTGTTCCCAATACTGAGAGCCTGGAATCATTAACGCAAATAGAGCTCAGTTTTGAGTCTGGACAGAATGGTTTTATTCCCTCTAATGAAGTGAGCTTAGCACCTGTAGCAAGTGGCACAAACACAGAATTTGAAACACATGCTCCAGATCAGAAACTCTTAGAAGAAGATGGGACAATCATAACATTGTGA